Part of the Leptospira langatensis genome is shown below.
TAGACGGATATCCGATCGGTGGGACATCCAAAAGCGGTCCGGCAATGATGAACGTAATGAAGATATCTTGGAATTACCAGATCTATCTGAACGCTTTCCTTTTATCCGTAGTTACGAGCGGGATAGCCGCCTATATACCTGCGAGAGCGGCATCTAAACTCTCTCCCGTTGAGATCATACGCGGTAGCGCCTGAAGAAACCGCGTTTATAAACGAATCTGATCCTTGTTTTCGGAGAATATAATGCAATCTAAAGAGAATATCATACTTAGCTGTAGATCCTTAACGAAATCCTTTGGAGAACCTCCCACTTTGGCGGTCAAGGACGTGGATATCGATCTCAAGAAAGGGGAATTTGTTTCTTTGACCGGAAGATCCGGATCAGGAAAGTCCACTTTACTCTATATGTTGAGTGGGTTAGACCAACCCAGCTCAGGTCATGTCTATCTGGAAAACAAAGACATCTTCGCTATGGAAAGTAAAGAGACTCATATATTTCGGAATCGGAATATAGGTTTTGTATTCCAATTCCATTATCTTCTCCCTGAATTAACGACTTTGGAGAATGTGCTCATGCCGGCAAGGAAGATGAACGAGGAAGGTACTCGAAAGGATTTTGCCCGTACTCTACTCAGGGATTTTGGTTTAGAGCACTGTAAGGATAAATATCCTTCTCAAATGTCCGGAGGAGAACAACAAAGGGCAGCGATCGCAAGATCCTTGATCATGAATCCTAGCTTGATCTTTGCAGATGAGCCTACCGGGAATCTGGACACTTCGAACGGCGACAAGGCGATGGCGATCTTCCAAAAAACCAATCGGG
Proteins encoded:
- a CDS encoding ABC transporter ATP-binding protein; the protein is MQSKENIILSCRSLTKSFGEPPTLAVKDVDIDLKKGEFVSLTGRSGSGKSTLLYMLSGLDQPSSGHVYLENKDIFAMESKETHIFRNRNIGFVFQFHYLLPELTTLENVLMPARKMNEEGTRKDFARTLLRDFGLEHCKDKYPSQMSGGEQQRAAIARSLIMNPSLIFADEPTGNLDTSNGDKAMAIFQKTNRENGTTILFVTHDPDYASLAERKINMVDGMIESDQIQSHSKKK